One region of Faecalibacter bovis genomic DNA includes:
- a CDS encoding RrF2 family transcriptional regulator has translation MLSKKTKYGLKAMAYLARQESSKPVLIGQISEVEMIPKKFLEAILLDLKKLGFVNSKQGKGGGYYLARTAEEISLASLIRVLEGPIALLPCVSKNYYEKCDDCPNEGVCQLNKVMTELRDSTLEILENKSLASLR, from the coding sequence TTGTTATCAAAGAAGACTAAATACGGTTTAAAAGCGATGGCTTACCTTGCCAGACAAGAAAGTAGTAAGCCAGTTTTGATTGGGCAAATCTCTGAGGTTGAAATGATACCTAAGAAGTTCTTAGAGGCTATATTATTAGACTTAAAGAAATTAGGATTTGTAAACTCAAAACAAGGAAAAGGAGGAGGATATTATTTGGCGCGTACTGCTGAAGAAATATCGTTAGCTTCTTTGATTCGTGTGTTAGAAGGACCGATTGCTTTATTGCCATGTGTGAGTAAAAATTACTACGAAAAATGTGATGATTGCCCTAATGAAGGCGTTTGTCAGTTGAATAAAGTAATGACTGAACTGAGAGATTCTACTTTGGAAATATTAGAAAATAAATCCTTAGCTAGTTTAAGATAA